One Stenotrophomonas oahuensis genomic region harbors:
- a CDS encoding DUF4870 domain-containing protein has product MSDFENVTAPPPPPVTDGPVPSDQRTMALAAHLLGIFTWFIGALVIWLINKDDPTKAFVTDQAKEALNFQITISIAMVICFILMFVLIGGLLAPIVGILSLVFSIIAAVKANNGELYRYPFALRLIK; this is encoded by the coding sequence GTGAGCGATTTTGAAAACGTTACCGCCCCGCCGCCGCCGCCGGTCACCGACGGCCCGGTGCCGAGCGACCAGCGCACCATGGCGCTGGCCGCGCACCTGCTGGGCATCTTCACCTGGTTCATCGGCGCGCTGGTGATCTGGCTGATCAACAAAGATGACCCAACCAAGGCCTTCGTCACCGACCAGGCCAAGGAGGCGTTGAACTTCCAGATCACCATCTCGATCGCCATGGTCATCTGCTTCATCCTGATGTTCGTCCTCATCGGCGGCCTGCTGGCTCCGATCGTCGGCATCCTGAGCCTGGTCTTCTCGATCATCGCGGCAGTGAAGGCCAACAACGGCGAGCTGTACCGCTACCCGTTCGCGCTGCGCCTGATCAAGTAA
- the pmbA gene encoding metalloprotease PmbA, with amino-acid sequence MNVISPEALTADDSLSRLEHLADLSQQLLERARALGASQAEVACSEERGLDVNVRLGEVETVESTRDRGIAVTVYFGQRKGSASTADLQPASLEATVAQACAIARHTEDDAAAGLADAALMAREFPDLDGWHPWALQADQAVDLALACEAAGRAADSRISNSDGASASTATSLSVYANSHGFIGRDRSSHHSIGCALIAGQGDGMQRDGWYSSALAREDLQDAAAIGRRAAERTVARLQPRSMATAQMPVLYAPEVSRSLIGSLLGAVSGGALYRRASFLLDSVGTQIFPDWFAIDERPLLRRGLRSSAFDGDGVATRNSALVADGVLQRYVLGAYSARKLGLQTTGNAGGVYNLQVKPSVDAGLQELARQMGEGLLVTELMGQGVNPVTGDYSRGAGGFRVENGEIQYPVDGITIAGNLKDMFTRIEAVGSDIDPRSHIHVGSILVGRMTVAGND; translated from the coding sequence TTGAACGTGATCTCCCCTGAAGCCCTGACCGCCGACGACAGCCTGTCGCGTCTGGAACACCTGGCCGACCTGTCCCAGCAGCTGCTGGAACGGGCCCGTGCGCTGGGGGCCAGCCAGGCCGAAGTGGCTTGCAGCGAAGAGCGCGGCCTGGACGTGAACGTGCGTCTGGGCGAGGTGGAAACGGTGGAATCCACCCGTGACCGGGGCATCGCCGTCACCGTCTACTTCGGCCAGCGCAAGGGCAGTGCCAGCACCGCCGACCTGCAGCCGGCCAGCCTGGAAGCCACGGTGGCCCAGGCCTGTGCGATTGCCCGTCACACCGAGGACGATGCGGCGGCCGGGCTGGCCGACGCGGCGCTGATGGCGCGTGAGTTCCCGGACCTGGACGGCTGGCACCCGTGGGCCCTGCAGGCTGACCAGGCGGTAGACCTGGCCCTGGCCTGTGAAGCCGCCGGGCGCGCGGCCGACAGCCGGATCAGCAATTCCGACGGCGCGTCGGCGTCCACCGCCACCAGCCTGTCGGTGTATGCCAACTCGCACGGCTTCATTGGCCGCGACCGCAGCAGCCATCATTCGATTGGCTGCGCGCTGATCGCCGGGCAGGGTGACGGCATGCAGCGCGACGGCTGGTACAGCAGCGCGCTGGCCCGGGAAGATCTGCAGGATGCAGCCGCCATTGGCCGTCGCGCCGCCGAGCGCACCGTGGCGCGGCTGCAGCCGCGCTCGATGGCCACCGCACAGATGCCGGTGCTGTATGCACCGGAGGTATCCCGTTCGCTGATCGGCAGCCTGCTGGGCGCGGTGTCGGGCGGCGCGCTGTATCGCCGCGCCAGCTTCCTGCTGGACAGCGTGGGCACGCAGATCTTCCCCGACTGGTTCGCCATCGACGAGCGCCCGCTGCTGCGCCGTGGCCTGCGCTCCAGCGCCTTCGACGGTGACGGCGTGGCCACGCGCAACTCGGCGCTGGTCGCCGACGGGGTGCTGCAGCGCTATGTGCTGGGCGCTTATTCGGCGCGCAAGCTGGGCCTGCAGACCACCGGCAATGCCGGTGGTGTGTACAACCTGCAGGTGAAGCCGAGCGTGGACGCGGGCCTGCAGGAACTGGCCCGGCAGATGGGCGAAGGCCTGCTGGTGACCGAGCTGATGGGGCAGGGGGTGAACCCGGTGACCGGCGATTACTCGCGTGGCGCGGGCGGCTTCCGGGTCGAGAACGGAGAAATCCAGTATCCGGTGGACGGCATCACCATTGCCGGCAACCTCAAGGACATGTTCACCCGGATCGAGGCGGTGGGCAGTGACATCGATCCACGCTCGCACATCCACGTCGGGTCGATCCTGGTCGGGCGGATGACCGTGGCCGGTAACGACTGA
- the yjgA gene encoding ribosome biogenesis factor YjgA: MRGRDEDTGEFHDSSRKQKRRDALDVLALGEKLVSLTPAQLARVPVPEDLLPHIAECKRITAHIAHKRQLAFLAKHMRREEESTLDAIRDALDANSETSRREVAMLHRVEDWRERLLSNGDTALAALLDEYPQADRQQLRTLVRNAQAEKAKNKPPRAFREIYQVLRVLMLPAALGLDAVNAAPEDDEDDQDSVED; encoded by the coding sequence ATGCGCGGACGCGACGAAGATACCGGTGAATTTCATGACAGCAGCCGCAAGCAGAAGCGCCGCGATGCGCTTGACGTGCTTGCGCTGGGCGAGAAGCTGGTCTCGCTGACCCCGGCCCAGCTGGCGCGCGTGCCGGTGCCTGAAGACCTGCTGCCGCATATCGCCGAGTGCAAGCGCATTACCGCGCATATCGCGCACAAGCGCCAGCTGGCGTTCCTGGCCAAGCACATGCGCCGCGAAGAGGAGTCCACCCTGGACGCCATCCGCGACGCGCTGGACGCCAACAGCGAAACCTCGCGCCGTGAAGTGGCCATGCTGCACCGGGTGGAAGACTGGCGCGAGCGCCTGCTCAGCAACGGCGACACCGCGCTGGCCGCGCTGCTGGACGAGTACCCGCAGGCCGACCGCCAGCAGCTGCGCACGCTGGTGCGCAATGCGCAGGCCGAGAAGGCCAAGAACAAGCCGCCGCGTGCGTTCCGCGAGATCTACCAGGTGCTGCGCGTACTGATGCTGCCGGCCGCACTGGGCCTGGACGCCGTCAACGCCGCCCCGGAGGACGACGAAGACGACCAGGACAGCGTCGAAGACTGA
- the tldD gene encoding metalloprotease TldD encodes MTDNALTLAQDRLLLPAGLDATGLERTFGTLLGPGIDFGDLYFQHARRESWSVEDGIVKDGAHSIEQGVGVRAIAGEKTGFAYSDDIHSDALLAAAQSARAISRDGGAQPARALARGNARALYPALDPIDGMGNEAKVEVLKRLDRYLRAADPRVQQVMVSLSGGVDTVLIARSDGVLAGDIRPLVRLNVQVIVEQNGRRESGYSGGGGRYSYAELFADGRPEAFAREALRQALVNLEAIPAPAGVMSVVLGPGWPGVLLHEAVGHGLEGDFNRKGTSVYAGRIGERVAAPGVTIVDDGTLEGRRGSLNVDDEGHPTQCTTLIEDGILVGYMQDSLNARLMGVAPTGNGRRESFAHLTMPRMTNTYMRAGQHDPQEMIRSVKRGLYAVNFGGGQVDITSGKYVFSATEAYLIEDGKVTAPVKGATLIGNGPETMQKVRMIGNDLALDEGVGICGKDGQSVPVGVGQPSLLIDGITVGGTQA; translated from the coding sequence ATGACCGACAACGCACTGACACTTGCCCAGGATCGCCTGCTGCTGCCCGCCGGGCTGGACGCCACGGGCCTGGAACGCACCTTCGGGACCCTGCTGGGCCCCGGTATTGATTTCGGCGACCTGTATTTCCAGCACGCCCGGCGCGAAAGCTGGAGCGTGGAAGACGGCATCGTCAAGGACGGTGCCCATTCCATCGAGCAGGGTGTAGGCGTGCGCGCCATTGCCGGCGAAAAGACCGGCTTCGCCTACTCCGATGACATCCACAGCGACGCCTTGCTGGCGGCCGCGCAGTCGGCCCGCGCCATCTCCCGTGATGGTGGGGCGCAGCCGGCCCGGGCCCTGGCCCGCGGCAATGCGCGCGCGCTGTATCCGGCGCTGGACCCGATTGACGGCATGGGCAACGAAGCCAAGGTCGAGGTGCTCAAGCGCCTGGACCGCTACCTGCGTGCAGCCGACCCGCGCGTGCAGCAGGTGATGGTCAGCCTGTCCGGCGGCGTCGACACCGTTTTGATCGCCCGCAGTGACGGCGTGCTGGCCGGCGACATCCGCCCACTGGTGCGGCTGAACGTGCAGGTGATCGTGGAGCAGAACGGTCGCCGCGAATCCGGGTACTCCGGGGGCGGTGGCCGTTACAGCTATGCCGAACTGTTCGCCGATGGTCGCCCCGAGGCCTTCGCCCGGGAAGCGCTGCGCCAGGCGCTGGTGAATCTGGAGGCCATTCCGGCTCCGGCCGGGGTGATGAGCGTGGTGCTGGGCCCCGGTTGGCCCGGCGTGCTGCTGCACGAGGCGGTCGGCCACGGCCTGGAAGGTGACTTCAACCGCAAGGGCACCAGCGTGTACGCCGGCCGCATCGGCGAGCGCGTGGCCGCGCCGGGCGTGACCATCGTCGATGACGGTACCCTCGAGGGCCGCCGTGGCTCACTGAATGTGGATGACGAAGGCCATCCCACCCAGTGCACCACCCTCATCGAAGACGGCATTCTGGTCGGCTACATGCAGGATTCGCTCAACGCGCGCCTGATGGGCGTGGCCCCCACCGGCAATGGCCGGCGTGAGTCGTTCGCGCACCTGACCATGCCGCGCATGACCAATACTTACATGCGCGCCGGCCAGCATGACCCGCAGGAGATGATCCGCTCGGTCAAGCGCGGCCTGTACGCCGTCAATTTCGGCGGTGGCCAGGTCGACATCACCAGCGGCAAGTATGTGTTCTCGGCCACCGAGGCTTACCTGATCGAGGACGGCAAGGTCACTGCGCCGGTGAAGGGCGCGACCCTGATCGGTAACGGGCCGGAAACCATGCAGAAGGTGCGCATGATCGGCAACGACCTGGCCTTGGACGAAGGCGTCGGCATCTGTGGCAAGGACGGGCAGAGCGTGCCGGTGGGCGTGGGTCAGCCGTCGCTGCTGATCGACGGCATCACCGTGGGCGGTACCCAGGCCTGA
- a CDS encoding YhdP family protein — protein MTTPLRLRLRRIRRHVVYALAIVLVGVAVLVGTVSQLLPLAERHPDKVAAWLSARAGQPVRFDQLDTRWTRRGPLLALQGLRIGEGQGLRIGEAEVLVSMYAGLLPGQSLTELRLRGLALELQRADDGRWSVQGLPQSGHGDPLESLRRLGELQVIGGRLTVDAPSLQLHTELPRIDLRLRVNGQRLRVGARAWADEKTQPLTAVLDFERKRGDGQVWLGADPADFSAWSSLLQFGGARLQQGTGEFNAWVDVRDSRLVMVTTDADLHDVQLQGAPLADGKRPQMTLQNLELRARWRWVKGGWRADASRLRIGMDGSEQTLDGLLVAGGEHMALAGDNIDATALLRGLALTDRIDPGLRSWLHAAAPQVRMTRVRFSGERAGALRFEGDLEDIRFAAAGHAPGLSGVGGHFQGDADGFRLDLQPTRVMQFDWPSGFGVRHDVHLAGSVVGWRDEAGGWRVGTPALRVQGTDYAADVRGGVWFQGNGTRPWLQLAAKIDDVPMTAAKRFWIHSKMSKGATDWLDAALVSGHVRGGVGLVTGDLEDWPFDQNNGRFEATGHIDNGNIRFQHDWPTMNKVDADIAFIGPGFELHGRGDLAGVPVNHFEAGIADFGQSDLYVKANTRSDASALLAMLKQSPLQKTYGDSLNALTAKGPAVVGFDLLQPLHHDAGPGRLQGSVELAGATLSDKRFDLTFDNMHGKASYSNDGFGAEQLAVRHLGQDGQLSLRAGGFVKDPAQAFESELSASLDAGLLLDRAPELSWIKPYIEGTSRWTIGVTLPKVAAGAKIEPPTLLTLHSDLVGTRLDLPAPLDKPAPVSLPTTVNAQLPMGAGRVDVAFGQRLALAARTHNNQTGVQVTLGSDRVDRDPPASGLAVNGRSGSLDALEWIALARSPGGGGDDPMPLRHVDVQVGQLLLAGGVFEQTRLQLRPTPASIEVRMDGPSLAGDLSVPNADGAPIVGKLDRVHWKSLPTPVKRPDDGAAIVLPDDATLPARVQASANDTNPARIPPLSLDINDLQFGKAKLGQAVLRTHPFGNGLSVDQLQFRAPKQQIDIQGRWLGMGATANTQMQVQVNSEDLGGLMQNLDYGGQLRGGEGTLRLEAGWPGGPSDFALGALEGQLQVHARNGQLLELEPGAGRVLGLLSVTQLPRRLMFDFRDFFSKGFAFNQVEGTLAFADGMATTDKVLIEGPAANISIRGQTDLRRQQFDQTIDVNPRAGNLLTVVGAVAGGPVGAAVGAAANAVLSKPLGEIGAKTYRVTGPWAEPKVEVIDRDDAPPLPPVPAAAPAKP, from the coding sequence ATGACCACGCCGCTGCGACTGCGGCTGCGAAGGATCCGCCGCCATGTTGTCTATGCCCTGGCCATCGTGCTGGTGGGCGTTGCCGTGCTGGTCGGCACGGTCAGCCAGCTGCTGCCGCTGGCCGAGCGGCATCCCGACAAGGTTGCCGCGTGGTTGAGCGCGCGTGCCGGCCAGCCGGTGCGTTTTGACCAGCTCGATACCCGCTGGACCCGGCGCGGTCCGCTGCTGGCCCTGCAGGGGCTGCGCATCGGTGAAGGGCAGGGCCTGCGCATCGGCGAAGCCGAGGTGCTGGTGTCGATGTATGCCGGCCTGCTGCCCGGCCAATCGCTGACCGAGCTGCGCCTTCGTGGCCTGGCGCTGGAACTGCAGCGCGCCGACGACGGCCGCTGGTCGGTGCAGGGCCTGCCACAGTCAGGCCACGGCGACCCGCTGGAGTCGCTGCGCCGGCTGGGCGAGCTGCAGGTGATCGGCGGTCGCTTGACCGTGGATGCGCCGTCGCTGCAGCTGCATACCGAACTGCCGCGCATCGATCTGCGCCTGCGCGTGAATGGCCAGCGGCTGCGCGTGGGCGCGCGCGCCTGGGCTGACGAAAAGACGCAACCGCTGACCGCCGTGCTGGACTTCGAGCGCAAGCGCGGCGACGGTCAGGTCTGGCTGGGCGCGGATCCGGCCGACTTCAGCGCATGGTCGTCCCTGCTGCAGTTTGGCGGTGCACGCCTGCAACAGGGCACCGGCGAATTCAATGCGTGGGTGGACGTGCGCGATTCGCGGCTGGTGATGGTGACCACCGATGCCGATCTGCACGATGTGCAACTGCAGGGGGCACCGCTGGCCGACGGCAAGCGCCCGCAGATGACCCTGCAGAACCTGGAGCTGCGTGCACGCTGGCGCTGGGTCAAAGGCGGCTGGCGTGCCGATGCGTCGCGCCTGCGCATTGGCATGGACGGCAGCGAGCAGACCCTGGATGGGCTGCTGGTAGCCGGCGGCGAGCATATGGCATTGGCCGGTGACAACATCGACGCCACCGCGCTGCTGCGTGGGCTGGCATTGACCGACCGGATCGATCCCGGTCTGCGCAGCTGGCTGCATGCGGCGGCACCGCAGGTGCGCATGACCCGTGTCCGCTTCAGTGGTGAGCGCGCCGGGGCGCTGCGTTTTGAAGGCGATCTGGAGGACATCCGCTTCGCCGCGGCCGGGCACGCGCCGGGCCTGAGCGGAGTCGGGGGGCACTTCCAGGGCGACGCCGATGGGTTCCGCCTGGACCTGCAGCCCACCCGCGTGATGCAGTTCGACTGGCCGTCCGGGTTCGGCGTGCGCCACGACGTGCATCTGGCCGGCAGCGTGGTGGGCTGGCGTGATGAGGCCGGCGGCTGGCGTGTCGGCACGCCTGCACTGCGCGTGCAGGGCACCGACTATGCCGCCGACGTGCGCGGCGGGGTGTGGTTCCAGGGCAACGGCACGCGTCCGTGGCTGCAGCTGGCCGCAAAGATCGACGACGTGCCGATGACCGCCGCCAAGCGCTTCTGGATACACTCCAAGATGAGCAAGGGCGCGACCGACTGGCTGGATGCGGCACTGGTTTCAGGCCATGTGCGCGGTGGCGTGGGCTTGGTCACCGGTGACCTGGAAGACTGGCCGTTCGACCAGAACAACGGTCGCTTCGAAGCCACCGGCCACATCGACAACGGCAACATCCGCTTCCAGCACGACTGGCCGACCATGAACAAGGTCGACGCCGACATCGCCTTCATTGGCCCGGGTTTCGAACTGCACGGGCGCGGCGATCTGGCCGGGGTCCCGGTGAACCATTTCGAAGCCGGCATCGCCGATTTCGGGCAGTCAGACCTCTATGTAAAGGCCAATACGCGCAGCGATGCCAGCGCGTTGCTGGCCATGCTCAAGCAGAGCCCGCTGCAGAAGACCTACGGTGATTCGCTCAATGCGCTGACCGCCAAGGGCCCGGCGGTGGTCGGCTTCGACCTGCTGCAGCCGCTGCACCACGATGCCGGCCCAGGTCGTCTTCAGGGGTCGGTCGAGCTGGCCGGAGCCACGCTCAGTGACAAACGCTTCGATCTGACCTTCGACAACATGCATGGCAAGGCCAGCTACAGCAACGACGGCTTCGGTGCCGAGCAGCTGGCTGTGCGTCACCTGGGGCAGGACGGTCAGCTCAGTTTGCGCGCAGGTGGCTTCGTGAAGGATCCGGCGCAGGCGTTCGAATCCGAACTCAGCGCATCGCTCGATGCCGGGTTGCTGCTGGACCGTGCGCCCGAGCTGAGCTGGATCAAGCCTTACATTGAAGGGACCTCGCGCTGGACCATCGGGGTGACCCTGCCCAAGGTCGCGGCGGGGGCGAAGATCGAGCCGCCGACGCTGCTGACCCTGCATTCGGATCTGGTCGGCACGCGCCTGGACCTGCCGGCTCCGCTCGACAAACCCGCACCGGTGTCACTGCCGACCACGGTGAACGCACAGTTGCCGATGGGGGCTGGGCGCGTTGATGTCGCCTTCGGTCAGCGGCTGGCGCTCGCGGCGCGCACCCACAACAACCAGACCGGCGTGCAGGTCACCCTGGGCAGCGACCGCGTGGATCGCGATCCACCGGCCAGCGGGCTGGCGGTGAACGGGCGCAGCGGTTCGCTGGATGCGCTGGAATGGATCGCGCTGGCGCGTTCGCCCGGCGGTGGCGGCGACGACCCGATGCCGCTGCGGCACGTGGACGTGCAGGTTGGGCAGCTGCTGCTGGCCGGCGGCGTGTTCGAACAGACCCGCCTGCAGTTGCGACCGACCCCGGCCAGCATTGAAGTGCGCATGGACGGCCCCTCATTGGCGGGCGATCTGAGCGTGCCCAATGCTGACGGGGCTCCCATTGTCGGAAAGCTGGATCGGGTGCACTGGAAGTCGCTTCCGACCCCGGTCAAGCGCCCCGACGACGGCGCGGCCATCGTGCTGCCCGACGACGCCACGCTGCCGGCGCGGGTGCAGGCCAGTGCCAACGACACCAATCCAGCCAGGATTCCGCCGCTGTCGCTGGATATCAACGACCTGCAGTTCGGCAAGGCCAAGCTCGGCCAGGCGGTGCTGCGCACGCATCCGTTCGGCAACGGGCTCAGCGTGGACCAGCTGCAGTTCCGTGCGCCCAAGCAGCAGATCGACATCCAGGGCCGCTGGCTGGGCATGGGCGCGACCGCCAACACCCAGATGCAGGTGCAGGTGAACAGCGAAGATCTGGGCGGGCTGATGCAGAACCTGGACTACGGCGGCCAGCTGCGGGGTGGCGAAGGCACATTGCGCTTGGAGGCGGGCTGGCCTGGCGGGCCGTCCGACTTCGCCCTGGGGGCTCTGGAAGGACAACTGCAGGTGCATGCACGCAATGGCCAGCTGCTGGAACTGGAGCCGGGGGCGGGGCGCGTGCTCGGTCTGCTCAGCGTGACCCAGTTGCCGCGCCGGCTGATGTTTGATTTCCGCGACTTCTTCTCCAAGGGCTTCGCCTTCAACCAGGTTGAGGGCACGCTGGCCTTTGCAGACGGCATGGCCACCACCGACAAGGTGCTGATCGAAGGCCCGGCGGCCAACATCAGCATCCGCGGTCAGACCGACCTGCGCCGCCAGCAGTTCGACCAGACCATCGACGTGAACCCGCGCGCCGGCAACCTGCTGACCGTGGTCGGCGCGGTCGCCGGTGGCCCGGTGGGTGCGGCGGTGGGCGCGGCGGCCAATGCCGTGCTGTCCAAGCCGCTGGGCGAGATCGGGGCCAAGACCTACCGGGTCACCGGGCCGTGGGCGGAGCCCAAGGTCGAGGTGATCGACCGTGACGACGCGCCGCCCTTGCCGCCGGTGCCGGCCGCTGCGCCGGCAAAACCGTGA
- the rng gene encoding ribonuclease G, translated as MSEEILVNVTPRETRVAVIENGMLQELHIERGWRRGVVGNIYKGKVQRVMPGMQAAFVEVGLERAAFLHANDVVRPAPVASGDTEGTTLPPPSSVPIVELLRDGQDIVVQVVKDPIGTKGARLTTQISIPSRYMVLLPQSKVVGVSARIEDEAERARLKTLVTELSAQHGGYGYIVRTNAEGQPAEAIAEDIAYLSRVWNVVERRGREAAPCSVIYEDLSLPLRSVRDLIRKDVDKVKVDSKETFAQLQAFVAKYMPVLAEKLELYSGDRPIFDMFGVEDEIGRALDKQVPLKSGGYLVIDQTEAMTTIDVNTGSFLGQRNLEETVFRTNLEAAQAVARQLRLRNLGGIIIIDFIDMDDAEHRRQVLRTLEKALARDHAKTTVYDFSPLGLVEMTRKRTVESLERQLSETCPQCSGRGSIKTTETVTYEIFREITRAVRQFDAARLLVIASTKVVARITDEESAAVAELEEFLGKSIRFQADEQYLQEQFDVVLL; from the coding sequence ATGTCTGAGGAAATCCTGGTCAACGTCACTCCGCGCGAAACCCGCGTGGCGGTCATCGAAAACGGCATGCTGCAGGAACTGCACATCGAGCGCGGCTGGCGTCGCGGAGTGGTGGGCAACATCTACAAGGGCAAGGTGCAGCGGGTGATGCCCGGCATGCAGGCCGCCTTCGTCGAGGTCGGGCTGGAGCGCGCGGCGTTCCTGCACGCCAATGACGTAGTGCGCCCCGCGCCGGTGGCCAGCGGCGACACCGAGGGCACCACGTTGCCACCGCCATCCTCGGTGCCGATCGTGGAACTGCTGCGCGACGGCCAGGACATCGTGGTTCAGGTGGTGAAAGACCCGATCGGCACCAAGGGCGCGCGCCTGACCACCCAGATCAGCATTCCCTCGCGCTACATGGTGCTGCTGCCGCAGTCGAAGGTGGTGGGGGTGTCGGCGCGGATCGAGGACGAGGCCGAACGTGCGCGTTTGAAAACCCTGGTGACCGAACTGTCGGCCCAGCACGGGGGCTACGGCTACATCGTGCGCACCAATGCCGAAGGTCAGCCGGCCGAGGCCATCGCCGAAGACATCGCCTACCTGTCGCGGGTCTGGAACGTGGTCGAGCGGCGCGGGCGCGAAGCGGCACCTTGCAGCGTGATCTATGAGGACCTGAGCCTGCCGTTGCGTTCGGTCCGAGACCTGATCCGCAAGGACGTGGACAAGGTGAAGGTGGATTCCAAGGAAACCTTCGCCCAGCTGCAGGCCTTCGTGGCCAAGTACATGCCGGTGCTGGCCGAGAAGCTGGAGCTGTACAGCGGCGACCGCCCGATCTTCGACATGTTCGGGGTGGAGGACGAAATCGGGCGCGCGCTGGACAAGCAGGTCCCGCTCAAGTCCGGTGGTTATCTGGTCATCGACCAGACCGAAGCGATGACCACCATCGACGTCAACACCGGGTCGTTCCTGGGCCAGCGCAACCTGGAAGAAACGGTGTTCCGCACCAACCTGGAAGCGGCGCAGGCGGTGGCGCGCCAGCTGCGGCTGCGCAACCTGGGCGGCATCATCATCATCGACTTCATCGACATGGATGACGCCGAGCACCGCCGTCAGGTGCTGCGCACCCTGGAAAAGGCGCTGGCGCGTGATCACGCCAAGACCACGGTGTACGACTTCTCGCCGCTGGGTCTGGTTGAAATGACCCGCAAGCGCACCGTGGAGAGCCTGGAACGGCAGCTCTCGGAAACCTGCCCGCAGTGCAGCGGTCGCGGCAGCATCAAGACAACCGAAACCGTCACCTACGAGATCTTCCGCGAGATCACCCGCGCGGTGCGCCAGTTCGACGCGGCGCGACTGCTGGTGATCGCCTCCACCAAGGTGGTGGCACGCATCACCGACGAGGAATCTGCGGCAGTGGCCGAGCTGGAGGAATTCCTCGGCAAGTCGATCCGGTTCCAGGCCGACGAGCAGTACCTGCAGGAGCAGTTCGATGTCGTGCTGCTCTGA
- a CDS encoding Maf family nucleotide pyrophosphatase, translating into MLYLASRSPRRTELLSRLDRPFRALDLDVPEVRAPGETALDYVQRVAADKARAGLALVGADPDAVVLGSDTEVILEGEVFGKPVDAADAAAMLRRLSGHTHQVATAVAVVAADRQQSVLVVSEVTFMDWSDVAIASYVASGEPMGKAGAYAIQGGAERYIRHLAGSYSGVMGLPLQQTEQLLLAFEPKGVAHV; encoded by the coding sequence ATGCTTTATCTTGCCTCCCGTTCGCCTCGACGAACCGAATTGTTGTCCCGACTGGACCGGCCCTTCCGCGCGCTGGATCTGGACGTGCCTGAAGTCCGTGCCCCCGGGGAAACCGCCCTGGACTATGTGCAGCGCGTGGCCGCCGACAAGGCCAGGGCCGGTCTGGCCCTGGTCGGTGCCGACCCCGATGCCGTGGTGCTGGGCTCGGACACCGAAGTGATCCTGGAAGGGGAGGTGTTCGGCAAACCGGTCGACGCTGCCGATGCCGCCGCCATGCTGCGCCGGTTGTCCGGCCACACCCACCAGGTCGCCACCGCGGTTGCCGTGGTCGCCGCCGACCGCCAGCAGAGCGTGCTGGTGGTGTCCGAGGTCACCTTCATGGACTGGAGCGACGTCGCCATTGCCAGTTACGTGGCCAGTGGCGAGCCGATGGGCAAGGCCGGGGCCTACGCCATCCAGGGTGGGGCCGAGCGTTACATCCGCCATCTGGCGGGAAGCTATTCGGGTGTGATGGGATTGCCCCTGCAGCAGACCGAACAATTGTTGTTGGCGTTCGAACCGAAGGGAGTCGCCCATGTCTGA
- a CDS encoding SIMPL domain-containing protein, producing MRRLTLSPLLLALSLALGATMTAHAQTAPAIAAPIDGTLLNVSANAEAKRVPDVATLSAGVVTQATDGNTAMRQNAEQMTKVLAAIKTAGIAERDVQTSGVNLSPQYRYAENEAPKITGYQASNTVSLKVRDIAKLGKVLDALAAQGANQINGPQFEIDQPEPVYDEARLAALKKAQARAETYAKALGLRVRRIVSISESGGGNFRPVMMRAAAAPMAADISTPVSPGESSVSVNLDVVFDLGR from the coding sequence ATGCGCCGCTTGACCCTGTCCCCGCTGCTGCTCGCCCTGTCCCTTGCCCTGGGAGCCACCATGACCGCCCACGCCCAGACCGCCCCGGCCATTGCCGCCCCTATCGACGGCACCCTGCTCAACGTGTCGGCCAACGCCGAAGCCAAGCGCGTACCCGACGTGGCCACCCTGTCGGCCGGCGTGGTCACCCAGGCCACCGATGGCAACACCGCGATGCGCCAGAACGCCGAACAGATGACCAAGGTGCTGGCCGCGATCAAGACCGCCGGCATTGCCGAGCGCGACGTGCAGACCAGCGGGGTCAACCTGAGCCCGCAGTACCGCTACGCCGAAAACGAGGCCCCGAAGATCACCGGCTACCAGGCCAGCAACACGGTCAGCCTGAAGGTGCGTGACATCGCCAAGCTCGGCAAGGTACTGGATGCCCTGGCCGCACAGGGCGCAAACCAGATCAACGGCCCGCAGTTCGAGATCGACCAGCCCGAGCCGGTGTATGACGAAGCCCGCCTGGCCGCACTGAAGAAAGCCCAGGCGCGCGCCGAGACCTATGCCAAGGCGCTGGGTCTGCGTGTCCGCCGGATTGTGAGCATCTCGGAAAGCGGAGGCGGCAATTTCCGCCCGGTGATGATGCGCGCGGCCGCCGCCCCGATGGCCGCTGACATCTCGACGCCGGTGTCGCCGGGCGAGTCGAGCGTGTCAGTGAACCTGGACGTGGTGTTCGACCTGGGCCGGTAA